From one Pseudomonadota bacterium genomic stretch:
- a CDS encoding iron-sulfur cluster assembly accessory protein codes for MMKITIKKNAEVMLENKLGPDQFLRVVVTEGGCAGLTYSAEIASDMRKGDSVVFELGRIRVVSDRESSKYLDGLTVDYSDALINGGLQFTNSNTKKTCGCGQSFSLAGFPKIPEGSCNK; via the coding sequence ATGATGAAGATAACGATTAAAAAAAATGCGGAAGTGATGCTTGAGAACAAACTGGGGCCGGACCAGTTCCTGCGGGTGGTGGTGACCGAAGGCGGCTGCGCCGGTCTGACCTACAGCGCAGAGATCGCCAGTGATATGCGGAAAGGCGACAGTGTGGTTTTTGAGCTCGGCAGGATCAGGGTTGTGTCCGATCGGGAGAGCAGCAAATATCTTGACGGATTGACCGTTGATTATTCCGATGCCCTGATCAATGGCGGTCTGCAATTCACCAACTCCAATACCAAAAAAACCTGTGGCTGCGGCCAGAGTTTCAGTCTGGCCGGGTTCCCGAAAATACCCGAGGGAAGCTGTAATAAATAA
- a CDS encoding protein kinase yields MREEIGRYQVLRKIGRGGMGEVFKALDPDTGEVVAVKTLRPFEALVDIVGFDRLRELFISEAETMSFLDHPAVVNILGAGKDDDGTPYFVMEFFCNNLGRMIGEGFRMESRSRLIRPAKVLDYGRQLLHALSHLHRNRVVHRDIKPFNIMITDNDLLRICDFGSALVDDISFSGVEGVKIGSPFYAAPEQNRDPGKVDARADLYSAGVLLYRMVTGELPSMRGFSLSQVNPAFDPFWDEFFARALSLQPDSRFQSAEEMNESLGRLKLRDVDRLSVSPRSSGGEESEKIVILRKVPLNVCGRKALAAFDLDELFLPENPVVNDLVSFDREMVLDRATGLVWQFQGSDRSMTLEEAGEYLAGLNREKIGGRENWRLPTVSELLSLLHSMTPEAGREVSPRQGWLWSSDLHGRRDAWYVNLDMGYVDWQDVSCRNFVRAVSDEAT; encoded by the coding sequence ATGAGAGAGGAGATCGGTCGGTATCAGGTTCTGCGCAAGATCGGTCGGGGCGGGATGGGTGAAGTGTTCAAGGCCCTTGATCCCGATACCGGGGAGGTTGTCGCCGTCAAGACCCTCAGGCCCTTTGAAGCGCTGGTTGACATTGTCGGTTTTGACAGGCTCCGTGAACTCTTCATTTCCGAAGCCGAGACCATGTCGTTCCTCGACCATCCTGCGGTGGTCAATATTCTCGGCGCGGGAAAAGATGACGACGGCACCCCCTATTTTGTCATGGAGTTTTTCTGCAACAACCTCGGCCGGATGATCGGCGAAGGTTTTCGGATGGAAAGCCGGTCCCGCCTGATCCGGCCGGCAAAGGTCCTCGATTACGGCCGCCAACTTCTGCACGCCCTTTCCCACCTGCATCGCAACCGGGTGGTCCATCGGGACATCAAACCCTTCAACATTATGATTACCGATAACGATCTCTTACGGATCTGTGATTTCGGCTCGGCCCTGGTGGATGATATTTCCTTCTCGGGTGTCGAGGGGGTGAAAATCGGCTCCCCTTTTTATGCCGCCCCTGAACAGAACCGTGATCCCGGCAAGGTGGACGCCCGGGCGGATCTCTACTCTGCCGGGGTCCTGCTGTATCGGATGGTAACCGGGGAGCTGCCCTCCATGCGGGGGTTTTCCTTAAGCCAGGTGAATCCGGCGTTCGACCCGTTCTGGGATGAATTTTTCGCCCGGGCTTTAAGCCTGCAGCCCGACAGCCGTTTTCAGTCGGCGGAGGAAATGAATGAGAGCCTTGGCCGGCTCAAGCTGCGGGACGTCGATCGACTTTCGGTCTCTCCCAGGAGTAGTGGCGGAGAAGAGTCGGAGAAAATCGTCATCCTCCGAAAAGTACCGTTGAATGTCTGCGGCAGAAAGGCGCTTGCCGCTTTCGATCTGGATGAACTCTTCCTCCCGGAGAATCCGGTGGTCAATGATCTGGTGTCTTTCGACAGGGAAATGGTCCTTGACCGGGCCACCGGTCTGGTCTGGCAGTTTCAGGGCAGTGACCGGTCAATGACTCTGGAAGAGGCCGGTGAATATCTTGCCGGTCTGAATCGGGAAAAAATCGGCGGGAGAGAAAATTGGCGGCTGCCGACTGTTTCGGAGCTTCTTTCGTTGCTGCACAGCATGACGCCTGAGGCAGGGCGAGAGGTGAGTCCGCGACAGGGCTGGCTCTGGAGCTCTGATCTGCATGGCAGGCGTGATGCCTGGTATGTGAATCTTGATATGGGGTATGTGGACTGGCAGGACGTTTCCTGCCGGAATTTTGTCAGGGCGGTCTCTGATGAAGCGACTTGA